Proteins encoded by one window of Misgurnus anguillicaudatus chromosome 4, ASM2758022v2, whole genome shotgun sequence:
- the med9 gene encoding mediator of RNA polymerase II transcription subunit 9 produces the protein MAATAPVVEEPEDYSFLPIIHDIIKCMDKDSPDVLQELNKLKTKIQEAREQISAMPGIDMSPALQDNKLRTLREQVQTKNQLLQKYKSLCMFDIPKPS, from the exons ATGGCGGCTACTGCACCGGTTGTAGAGGAGCCTGAAGATTATTCCTTTTTACCCATTATTCATGATATTATCAAATG TATGGACAAAGACAGTCCAGACGTACTTCAGGAACTGAACAAACTGAAGACGAAGATCCAGGAGGCTCGGGAGCAGATTTCAGCTATGCCAGGCATCGACATGAGTCCTGCGCTACAGGATAATAAACTACGCACTCTGAGAGAGCAGGTCCAGACCAAAAACCAGCTGCTGCAGAAATATAAGAGCCTTTGCATGTTTGATATCCCTAAACCCTCATGA
- the rasd1 gene encoding dexamethasone-induced Ras-related protein 1, with amino-acid sequence MIRGTSGQHKFRAFSCFLYATFWLRSTETMIKKMSPSENEFDIPAKNCYRMVILGSTKVGKTAIVSRFLNGRFEEQYTPTIEDFHRKLYSIKGEVYQLDILDTSGNHPFPAMRRLSILTGDVFILVFSLDNRESFHEVQRLKQQIYETKSCLKNKTKENVDVPLVICGNKGDREFYREVQREEIEQLIAGDEQCAYFEISAKRNTNVDQMFQRLFTLAKLPNEMSPDLHRKVSVQYCDILHKKSLRNKKPKDGDAYGIVAPFARRPSVHSDLMYIKEKAIGGGQAKDKERCIIS; translated from the exons ATGATCAGAGGCACTTCTGGCCAGCACAAATTCAGAGCTTTCTCTTGTTTTCTCTACGCAACCTTCTGGCTCAGAAGCACAGAAACAATGATTAAGAAAATGAGTCCCTCAGAGAATGAGTTTGACATCCCGGCGAAAAACTGTTACAGGATGGTCATCCTCGGGTCCACCAAAGTTGGCAAGACCGCAATAGTGTCCCGCTTTCTCAACGGACGTTTTGAGGAGCAGTACACGCCGACGATTGAAGACTTTCACAGGAAACTCTACAGCATTAAAGGAGAGGTGTACCAACTGGACATATTGGATACTTCGGGGAACCATCCCTTCCCAGCTATGAGACGACTTTCTATTCTGACAG GTGATGTTTTCATCCtggttttcagtttggacaaccGTGAGTCGTTTCATGAGGTGCAACGACTAAAGCAGCAAATCTACGAGACCAAGTCCTGCCTTAAAAACAAGACCAAGGAGAACGTGGACGTACCGCTGGTCATCTGCGGAAACAAGGGCGACCGCGAGTTCTACCGCGAGGTTCAGCGAGAAGAGATCGAACAGCTGATCGCCGGAGACGAGCAGTGCGCGTACTTCGAGATCTCCGCCAAGAGGAACACTAACGTCGACCAGATGTTTCAAAGACTATTCACCTTAGCCAAACTGCCAAACGAAATGAGCCCGGACCTCCATCGCAAAGTTTCCGTGCAGTACTGTGACATTCTCCACAAAAAGTCGCTCAGAAACAAGAAGCCGAAGGACGGCGACGCGTACGGCATCGTGGCGCCTTTTGCGCGCCGCCCTAGCGTGCACAGTGACTTAATGTACATTAAAGAGAAGGCGATAGGAGGCGGACAAGCTAAGGATAAGGAAAGGTGCATCATCAGCTAA